From one Sesamum indicum cultivar Zhongzhi No. 13 linkage group LG13, S_indicum_v1.0, whole genome shotgun sequence genomic stretch:
- the LOC105176399 gene encoding transcription factor bHLH30-like yields MMFSIPNSLCEVGRRGSCSDSYNIINHGEEVVVVNMSSSATENVENGKLHSTRSIADEAKAAAASNSHKEAERRRRKRINAHIATLKSVLPNVIKTDKASLLGEAVRRVRELKKAAAVAATEETGGCDLTWKVMFPSETDEVKVWQCDNSGLIKATVCCEDRPEMVVELIRALKAVEAKVVRAEMSTVGGRTRSVLWVRLGVGGESDVGLGLGKLRRALKMVVDKPVQMGPKHCSAVSGS; encoded by the exons ATGATGTTTTCTATTCCAAATAGTTTGTGTGAAGTGGGACGACGAGGGTCGTGTTCAGATTCTTACAACATTATTAATCATGGTGAAGAAGTAGTGGTGGTGAATATGAGTTCATCAGCTAcagaaaatgttgaaaatggAAAGCTGCATAGCACAAGATCCATCGCTGATGAGGCAAAAGCAGCTGCGGCAAGCAACAGTCACAAGGAAGCCGAACGCCGCAGAAGAAAGCGAATCAATGCCCACATCGCCACCCTCAAATCCGTTCTCCCAAACGTAATCAAG ACGGACAAGGCTTCTCTACTAGGAGAGGCGGTGCGGAGGGTGAGAGAGCTGAAGAAAGCAGCGGCGGTGGCGGCGACGGAGGAAACAGGTGGCTGCGATTTGACGTGGAAAGTCATGTTCCCTAGTGAAACAGACGAGGTGAAAGTGTGGCAGTGCGATAATTCGGGCCTGATTAAGGCGACAGTGTGCTGCGAGGACAGGCCCGAAATGGTGGTGGAGTTGATACGGGCCCTGAAAGCAGTGGAGGCGAAGGTGGTGAGGGCAGAAATGTCCACAGTTGGGGGGAGGACAAGGAGTGTTCTGTGGGTTAGATTGGGTGTCGGGGGCGAAAGCGATGTGGGTTTGGGTTTGGGGAAGCTGAGGAGAGCACTGAAGATGGTGGTGGATAAGCCCGTCCAGATGGGCCCGAAACATTGTTCTGCTGTTTCGGGCTCTTGA
- the LOC105176401 gene encoding uncharacterized protein LOC105176401 — protein MQMQWFPTPNSLPFHHYRLISSSIFTFFAPNTFNNRVAMVTTSSSSSSTPTPSNNSTAGAFTTLTQRVTFEKEIKKSKFIAIAGPLSDERSAMSFLSEVRDPRATHNCWAYKVGDQFRSNDDGEPSGTAGKPIQSAIDSSGIDRVMVVVIRYFGGIKLGTGGLVRAYGGVAAECLRNAPTCVVKSKVPMGLEVPYDLLGVLYHQLQSFQVEDIRQDYDTGKDNVTMVTFKVDFDRAQSLEEALKANCSREIVFYKR, from the exons ATGCAGATGCAGTGGTTCCCCACTCCCAATTCTCTCCCTTTTCATCATTACCGCCTTATTTCTTCCTccattttcacattttttgcTCCCAATACTTTCAACAACAGAGTAGCAATGGTCactacttcttcttcttcctcctctaCTCCCACTCCCAGCAACAATTCTACTGCTGGCGCTTTCACCACTCTCACCCAAAGAGTCACTTTCGAGaaggaaattaagaaaagcAAATTCATTGCTATTGCTGGCCCCCTCTCTGATGAACGCTCCGCTATGTCCTTCCTTTCTGAG GTTCGTGATCCCCGTGCTACTCATAATTGTTGGgcatacaag GTTGGAGATCAATTTCGGAGTAATGATGACGGTGAACCATCTGGTACCGCTGGCAAGCCAATACAATCTGCAATTGACTCTTCAGGGATAGATAGAGTCATGGTGGTTGTTATCAG GTATTTTGGAGGAATCAAACTTGGCACTGGAGGATTGGTTAGAGCTTATGGAGGGGTAGCTGCAGAATGTTTGAGAAATGCTCCAACTTGTGTTGTAAAATCCAAA GTTCCAATGGGATTGGAGGTCCCGTATGATCTCTTGGGAGTTCTATATCATCAA CTTCAATCTTTCCAAGTTGAGGACATCAGGCAGGATTATGATACTGGAAAAGATAATGTTACAATGGTCACCTTTAAAGTTGACTTCGACCGAGCACAAAGTTTGGAAGAAGCCCTAAAGGCGAACTGTAGCCGTGAGATTGTGTTTTACAAGCGCTGA
- the LOC105176402 gene encoding ubiquitin carboxyl-terminal hydrolase 19 gives MIVIVAILLIFGVVVRHKWRNAAAKKEEILRLVAMASEEEAEIAKLQAVDGYSYTPPPPPPPPSPPPPPLEKRCYCAVCYRPTTTRCSQCKAVRYCSGKCQIIHWRQGHKDDCRPATSLHATKESKRVLEIHLDNHVGIPFNNEVEIRSDRAPEVDDSGSSSSSLPCISTSTERSETSFDASVSEDLESETVSSPDKVASEGIKSHMLQTISDPDKTDAPSLYPLNSTVYTVNKTLKANKINKKLATKTDENFQSTSFKDKVSRNGAAVLQEFVLDATELRSPQSSSSLQAVSSVENGENQEHQSSGKVMKSIYSRGSGNPNQVSSVELRNSQCSKSLSTSSSNEYWKNEAQLCTAKETRSMSFRSSLNDQNMYTEAGSLHSEIKDVRMLAQPTSKGLKTSVRKFVQHFRVPKQPKSFTFDMGKDSAGTYNHKIVFPPKLFMQLYSCDGMKLHPFGLVNCGNSCYANAVLQCLIFTRPLTSYLLQRLHSKTCRKRDWCLICEFERLIQKGQEMNSPFSPVGILSQIQKIGSHLSHGREEDAHDFLRNVVDRMQSIWLEEAGVSGQWVEDSTLLGLTFGGYLRSKIKCMKCSVRSEQCDRMMDLTVEINGDINTLEEALTQFTVSETLGGDDKYKCSRCKSYQKAKKKLTILDAPNILTIVLKRFRSGNLEKLNKLVQFPEILNLAPYMSGMSDKYPIYDLYAVVVHLNAMNAAYTGHYICYVKDFRREWFRIDDSRVTHVDLETVLSAEAYILFYARRTLRLPSLVTNSNVYSDGKTTRTMEAISTSISAKKKNSKSRSSDSDWYRDSKMVHQRSERHSYQLPPNDYTGNNILGPDNWHFHSNHRNSMVDSSSDCSSIFSASDAGSYSTDSTKDSSAEDISGYIFGSSLYHR, from the exons ATGATAGTAATTGTcgcgattttattaattttcggTGTTGTAGTCCGCCACAAGTGGAGGAATGCGGCAGCCAAGAAGGAAGAGATTTTGAGGCTTGTGGCTATGGCCTCCGAAGAGGAGGCGGAAATTGCGAAGCTACAAGCAGTGGATGGCTATAGTTATACTccgcctcctcctcctcctccgccgTCACCACCGCCACCGCCGCTTGAAAAGCGGTGTTATTGTGCTGTTTGTTACCGCCCCACTACCACTAGGTGTTCTCAGTGTAAAGCTGTCAGATACTG TTCTGGTAAGTGTCAAATAATTCACTGGAGACAAGGTCACAAGGATGACTGCCGGCCAGCAACTTCGTTGCATGCTACCAAGGAAAGTAAACGTGTTCTGGAAATACATTTGGATAATCATGTTGGGATCCCTTTCAACAATGAAGTTGAAATTCGTTCTGATCGCGCACCAGAAGTTGATGATTCTGGATCTTCAAGTAGCTCATTGCCTTGCATTTCTACTTCCACTGAACGAAGCGAAACATCATTTGACGCATCAGTCAGTGAGGATCTTGAGTCAGAAACTGTTAGCAGCCCAGATAAAGTGGCTTCTGAAGGTATCAAGTCTCACATGTTGCAAACTATCTCTGATCCTGACAAGACAGATGCCCCAAGCCTATACCCCCTGAATTCTACTGTTTATACAGTAAACAAGACACTGAAGGCTAACAAGATAAACAAGAAACTGGCTACTAAAACTGATGAAAACTTCCAGTCAACAAGCTTCAAAGATAAAGTAAGTCGCAATGGAGCGGCTGTGTTACAAGAGTTTGTCCTGGATGCAACTGAGTTGAGGAGTCCTCAGTCATCTAGTTCTTTACAGGCAGTTTCTTCAGTGGAAAATGGCGAAAATCAAGAACATCAATCTAGTGGTAAAGTGATGAAATCCATATATTCTAGGGGATCAGGTAATCCTAATCAAGTGTCTAGTGTTGAGCTAAGGAATTCGCAGTGCTCGAAATCTTTGAGCACATCTTCTTCAAATGAATATTGGAAAAATGAAGCACAATTGTGTACAGCTAAAGAAACAAGATCAATGTCTTTTAGAAGTTCACTGAACGATCAAAATATGTATACTGAAGCTGGGAGCCTGCATTCAGAAATCAAAGATGTCCGAATGCTGGCACAACCTACCAGCAAAGGTTTGAAAACATCAGTTCGGAAATTTGTACAGCATTTTAGAGTACCAAAGCAGCCAAAGTCCTTCACATTTGACATGGGGAAGGACTCTGCTGGAACCTACAACCACAAG ATCGTATTTCCACCCAAGCTTTTCATGCAGTTGTATTCATGTGATGGTATGAAACTTCACCCTTTTGGCCTTGTGAATTGTGGAAATAG CTGTTATGCGAATGCAGTGCTGCAGTGTCTGATCTTTACTCGGCCATTAACTTCTTATTTGCTTCAGCGATTGCATTCTAAAACAT GTCGCAAGAGGGATTGGTGCCTTATATGTGAGTTTGAACGTCTGATCCAGAAGGGGCAAGAAATGAACTCGCCTTTCTCTCCAGTTGGAATATTGTCTCAGATACAAAAGATTGGAAGTCATCTAAGTCATGGAAGAGAAGAAGATGCACATGACTTTTTGAG AAATGTGGTAGATAGAATGCAATCTATATGGCTTGAAGAAGCTGGTGTTTCTGGCCAATGGGTTGAAGATTCGACTCTTCTGGGTCTTACTTTTGGGGGTTATCTTCGATCGAAG ATTAAGTGCATGAAGTGTTCAGTTAGATCTGAGCAATGTGACCGGATGATGGATCTTACTGTGGAGATAAATGGGGATATCAATACGCTTGAAGAGGCTCTTACACAGTTCACTGTTTCTGAAACACTAGGTGGAGATGATAAGTATAAGTGCAGCAG ATGCAAGTCTTATCAGAAAGCTAAGAAGAAATTGACAATACTTGACGCTCCTAACATACTTACAATTGTTCTGAAGCGATTTCGG TCAGGCAACTTAGAAAAGCTGAATAAGCTAGTTCAGTTCCCAGAGATTCTGAATCTTGCTCCTTATATGAGTGGAATGAGTGACAAATACCCTATATATGATCTCTATGCAGTTGTGGTTCACTTGAATGCGATGAATGCTGCCTACACTGGTCACTACATATGTTATGTCAAAGATTTCCGCAGAGAATGGTTTAGAATTGATGACAGCAGA GTGACCCATGTGGACCTGGAGACTGTGTTATCCGCAGAAGCATATATTCTCTTCTATGCAAG GCGTACACTACGACTTCCATCTCTGGTCACAAACAGCAATGTGTATTCTGATGGGAAAACCACGAGGACCATGGAAGCCATTTCTACGAGTATAAGTGCTAAGAAGAAAAACTCCAAGTCCAGATCAAGCGATTCTGATTGGTATAGAGACTCAAAAATGGTGCATCAACGCTCTGAGAGACACTCCTATCAGCTGCCTCCTAATGATTACACTGGCAACAATATACTGGGTCCTGACAATTGGCATTTTCACTCTAACCATAGAAATTCTATGGTGGATTCATCAAGTGATTGTTCGTCCATTTTCAGTGCATCAGATGCCGGCTCCTATAGCACAGATAGCACGAAGGATTCAAGCGCAGAGGACATTTCTGGCTATATATTTGGGTCCAGCTTGTACCACCG CTAG